TGAACAATTCAGAAGTACAAATCGTGGCAGTAAATGATTTGACTGACGTTAAAACATTGGCTCACTTGCTCAAATATGACACAACTCACGGTAAACTAGACGCTACAGTTGAAGCTGGTGAAGGCGAATTGATCGTTAACGGTCGCTCCATCAAAGTTTTTGCTGAGCGTGACCCTGGGAACCTGCCTTGGGCATCTGTAGGCGCAGAAATCGTTATCGAATCTACTGGTATTTTCACAGCAAAAGAAAAAGCAGCCCTTCACTTGAAAGGTGGAGCTAAGAAAGTTATCATCTCCGCTCCTGCTTCCGACGAAGATATCACTATCGTACTGGGCGTAAACGAAGACAAATACGATCCAGCTGCTCATACAATTATCTCCAACGCTTCTTGTACAACAAACTGTCTGGCTCCTTTCGCGAAAGTTATCAACGATAGCTTCGGAATCGTAAAAGGGATGATGACAACTGTTCACTCCTACACAAATGACCAATCCGTGCTTGACGTTCCGCACAAAGACCTTCGTCGTGCTCGCGCAGCAGCTGAGAACATCATTCCTTCCAGCACTGGTGCAGCAAAAGCAATCGGCCTAGTTCTTCCTGAGCTTAAAGGCAAATTGAACGGTATGGCTATGCGTGTTCCTACGCCTAACGTTTCCGTAACTGACTTGGTTGTTGAGTTGAAAGTTAACGTAACAGTTGATGAAGTAAACGCAGCTCTGAAAGCAGCTTCCGAAGGCCCTCTTAAAGGCATTCTGAACTACACAGAAGATGCTTTGGTTTCCAGCGATTTCAATGGCGATCCAGCTTCCTCCACAATCGATGCTCTTTCCACAATGGTAGTTGGCGACAACATGCTGAAAGTGGTTTCCTGGTACGACAACGAGTGGGGTTACTCCAACCGTGTAGTTGACTTGGTAGCTTTCATCGCGAAAAAAGGTCTGTAATTCCATAGCAGCAACACACACAAAACGACATGAAGGGGAGAAGCGATTCTCCTCTTTATGTGCGATTTTCCCATATAAAAGGTAGACCGGAAGAAAACCATACACGCTCAGGGAGGCTTTTACGATGAATAAGAAAAGTGTTCGCGATGTTGAAGTAGCTGGTAAAAGAGTATTTGTTCGCGTTGATTTCAACGTACCTGTAGAGAACGGTCAAATCACCGATGATACTCGGATCAGAGAAACGCTTCCTACGATTAAATTCTTAGTAGAGCAAGGCGCTAAAGTCATTCTTGCAGCTCATTTTGGTCGTCCAAACGGACAAGTGGTTGAAGAGCTTCGTTTGACGCCGGTAGCTGCGAAATTGGCTGAGCTGCTTGGCCAAAACGTGATTAAAGCGGATCAATCCGTTGGCGAAATCGTGAAAGCACAAGTCGATGCGCTTGAAAATGGCGATGTTCTCTTGCTTGAAAACGTTCGTTTCAACGAAGGCGAAGAGAAGAATGATCCTGAATTGGCCAAAGCTTTCGCTGATCTTGCGGATCTGTTCGTGAATGATGCTTTCGGCGCTGCTCACCGTGCGCATGCTTCGACGGCAGGAATCGCTGCTTACATCCCGGCTGTTTCCGGTCTTTTGATGGAGAAAGAGCTTGATGTTCTAGGCAAAGCGCTGAACAACCCTGAGCGTCCTTTCACAGCTATCGTTGGCGGATCCAAAGTGAAAGACAAAATCGCTGTCATTGAAAACCTCCTGAACATTGCAGACAACGTCTTGATTGGCGGCGGTCTGTCCTATACATTCTTGAAAGCACAAGGCTATGAAATCGGTAAATCGCTTTTGGACAATTCGAAGCTTGATTTAGCGCTTAGCTTTATTGAGAAAGCAAAAGAAAAAGGCGTGAACTTCCTACTTCCTGTAGATATCGTTGTTACAGATAAATTCAGTGCTGATGCGAATACGCAAATCGTTGGCATTGATGGCATTCCTGCAGATTGGGAAGGCATTGATATCGGACCGAAAACACGTGAGCTGTATGCAGACGTTATCGCGAAATCCAAGCTGGTCGTTTG
Above is a genomic segment from Paenibacillus sp. HWE-109 containing:
- the gap gene encoding type I glyceraldehyde-3-phosphate dehydrogenase; translation: MTTKVGINGFGRIGRNVFRAALNNSEVQIVAVNDLTDVKTLAHLLKYDTTHGKLDATVEAGEGELIVNGRSIKVFAERDPGNLPWASVGAEIVIESTGIFTAKEKAALHLKGGAKKVIISAPASDEDITIVLGVNEDKYDPAAHTIISNASCTTNCLAPFAKVINDSFGIVKGMMTTVHSYTNDQSVLDVPHKDLRRARAAAENIIPSSTGAAKAIGLVLPELKGKLNGMAMRVPTPNVSVTDLVVELKVNVTVDEVNAALKAASEGPLKGILNYTEDALVSSDFNGDPASSTIDALSTMVVGDNMLKVVSWYDNEWGYSNRVVDLVAFIAKKGL
- a CDS encoding phosphoglycerate kinase, which codes for MNKKSVRDVEVAGKRVFVRVDFNVPVENGQITDDTRIRETLPTIKFLVEQGAKVILAAHFGRPNGQVVEELRLTPVAAKLAELLGQNVIKADQSVGEIVKAQVDALENGDVLLLENVRFNEGEEKNDPELAKAFADLADLFVNDAFGAAHRAHASTAGIAAYIPAVSGLLMEKELDVLGKALNNPERPFTAIVGGSKVKDKIAVIENLLNIADNVLIGGGLSYTFLKAQGYEIGKSLLDNSKLDLALSFIEKAKEKGVNFLLPVDIVVTDKFSADANTQIVGIDGIPADWEGIDIGPKTRELYADVIAKSKLVVWNGPMGVFEIEPFSHGTRAVAEACAATSGYTVIGGGDSAAATEKFHLADKMNHMSTGGGASLEFMEGKALPGVVALNDK